tgtttcCTCTTTATTTCCCAAGAAAAGCTTAATGCGTGTCCCCAATGTCCGTGTATGCATAGTGCTGCTACCGCATAATCCTGCTGTCCTAGTTCACCTTACACAAACGATGCCTTGTGACCCTGTTTGTCCCATCCCCACTGCATGCCTCCCAAAGCATGCCACCACGGTGGCACCCAGCCTAGCCGCACAGGCACAGGTGGTTGCAGGTTTTATAAGCGACCGATCAGTACGGCCGCACCCATTCGACCCCGCCTGTCATCCATCCTCTTGTCCACTGAGTCACAAAAGAAAGAGAGTAAAACGGAGGTGGAGGAAAGGAAAGCTCATGCCAGAGAGAGTGAGTGTTCTCAATGGGGTGGATAAGGCTGAGGTTATTGGTGCCTCTGGAGAAAGGGAGAAGCTTGTCACGGCGAGCTTCGGGAGGGGAACCACTGGTGGTGGCGCTGGTGCTTGGTCGCCTAGGGTTTCCGGCTGCCGGCCAGCTGGATCGGGGGCCACAAGGTCGTTCCTTTCCCTCTCCGTATTTCGTTCTCTCTCCTGTTGAATGGTGTGGCCGTGTGATCCTGAGCACGCTTGTGGTTGCTGGATTTTTGGGGTTGATTTAGGGCTGTAGTTGGAGCTTGACTGCTTGAGTGTTGGCTAGTTTCCTTTGAGCGAGGTGAATGTGTGCGTTGCTGTGATTCTGGGATCGGATTCAAGGGTTCCTGTTGGTGGAATTGCAGGGATGTCTTGTGGCTGTCAAATTGTCAACAAGGGTTTGTGGGTGTTCCTGAATTTGGCCACCCTTCCAGTGTTTCGACTGTTTTTGGAGTGCCCTCTTGTAGGCTTGTTTGTGAAAAAAGGGTGCTTTCTCTTGGGGAATTAGTCCAGCAGCTAATCTTCTGATCTCGTATCGAAATTTtatcaacccccccccccccccccctcttgcCCGCCTGCCCTAGATTGACTGGGAGAGCAGTGCTGAGTTAGGGAGTGGCCTAGGTTTGTGTACAACTTGACGAATATATGGATGATTACATCCCAAAGGCCTTATCTTTTGGTGCCTTAGCTCACTTTGGCAACCTTTTCATTTGTGATTTGTCATTTACATCAATTGAGATTCACTGCTATGTTTCTGTGTTTAAATTGAGGCCCCGAGCTATCAAGGTTATGTAAGTATGGTATTATCTGGTTAAAGCAGCATGACTAGTTACCCTTCATGTACGTTTTTCTGTTAGCTTGTTCTATCCAATATGGACCCCTAGAAATGAAATCTAGAATGCATTTGCTTGACACTCCCATTCTTGTTACTTGCTGCACTACTAAACATGTAGGCTTCAATAATCTGGTTGAGAAAGTAATAAAGGATGTGCTGCTTGCATATTTTATCTATTGATGGGCACTAACCGGCCAATTTCTTTCTCTGCAGTCTAATGGCTACTGAGAGTGCTGTCCGATTAATTGGTGGGACAGGGGCTAGGGACTGGAGTAAGGGCTTTGGTGCATTTGACTCATCAGTTGGTGGCCTTTCAGGGGAAGATTTGGGATTTGTGGATAATGGCACAGGGGTTTATAGTGGCTGGAGGGAATCTGTCCCAAATCGCAGTGGAAGTGCACCGCCTAGCATGGAAGGATCTCTTGCTGCTCTTGGTCATCTCATTGGCCAGCAGAGTGGGAGCTTTGAAGCCAGTTTAGCAAGCTTGGATAACATGACTGACAGTTCCAAGTCTGAGGAGCAACTGCGTGGTGATCCAGCATATTTTGAGTATTATGGGTCCAAGGTGAATCTGAACCCAAGGCTCCCTCCACCACTTATTTCGAGGGAGAGCCGCCGATTAATGAACCGGGTTGGCAAGGCTAAAGAATGGAGGGTGGTCTCCCAAGATAACAGCAGCAAAGGCTCCATATATATTCCTCGATCTACTCTATCAACTCACAAAGAAGAGCCAGAGGATGATAAATCTCCAAGATTGGATTCAAGTTCGGTGGAGGATGCCCAGATTATCTCCAGTACATCCAACTTTGAGAGCCAGGATTTTATGCTGGTAAGTGCTTGACATGAATTAAATACTCCTTTTTTTCTGTCAGGTCCGTTGCATTAATTCTACCTTTATCTACATGTGCCATTTTTGGTTCAGGCTTTTTGCATGCATTCAATCTGTAGTTATATGTACCAAAGAAAAATAGTGAAATATGGTTGAAACATGCTAGCTGGTAGTTGTAGTGACATGGAAAACTGGATTGGGTTTTGATTGTAATATTGTATCCAACTTATGATTGGCTTTAGGGGGATGAGTGAGTAGGGACGGTGTTATCTTTTTACTTGCTTGAACTGGAAATAATATATCAACTTTTCATCATACTTATGCAATTGTTATCTTATGTCACGGTCCAACATTTCAGTCCTGCTTTAGCTGATATTTAATGATCTATGGATAAAAACTGGAAAGTAAGGTTCCTTTTGAATACATGTAAAATTGATTGCTCCAACCTCCAATGTTTCTCCATATCTTACCACGTGACAAACAAAATGTTAGCACTTTAGCCTGTCTAGATCACTTTGGTATTTTTTAAAGTTAACAAAAATGTGGAAAAGATTTGTCTCGTTTTATGTTCTATTATAACAGTTGTTAGTTGGTAAACCTATGTGAAAACAGTAAAATATAATTGCTTTCCAAAATCTATTGCTACTGCTTGCAAGCTGTTAACAAGTTTTAAAAGAAATCTAGTGTGGTGCAACATTTGTGCTTTATGGAATTAAGTCTTACTGTATTTGCTTGTTCCTTCCTAATTCTTACTTTACTCTTTCCTTTTTGCATTTACAATGAAGTTTGAATTAATGCTTTGATTTTCTGTTGATTGTGACAAATGGTATTATCATCATCTGTTTATATTTTCTTCAGGAGAGCTTTCAGCAGAGTGTTGCTTCTTTGCCTGATAGTTCATATTCTAATCCTTCAAATAACAACACTGGTGATGCTATGGCTGCACGTTCTGACATAAATTTATCAAGGAGTTTGTCAGTGGATGCTGTCAAGCAATCGGATTTGAACTCTTGGACACCAAAAAGCCCACTGAAAAGTACTATTAGCAATGACCTTTCATCGTCACCCCTTTCCAGTTCATCATATTCTGGTAGCAAAACTGGTATGCAAACTTCTCAGCAAGAAAAGCTGGCCATAGACACCAAACTTGGAAATGCTGTGCTTGGCAGTGGTGCAGCTGTTACTGAGCTTGATAATGTGGAATCCAATATGAAGAATTTGAAGTTGAGTTTGGATGACCATTCATCCTCATCTGTTAAGCAGAAGTGGCAGGACAATGTCTTGCAGCAGTATGGCCCCTTGCTCCCAGCCCAAGGTGATCCTATTCAAATGACTCCTCAAGGACCACATCTTTCCCATGTTCCTTTTGCTGATAACTTGGCTCATACTCAGCTTAAGTTGCCTACTGGTGACATGCAGCAATTTTTACCACAGCTTGGTATGACAACACCTTTCTTCACACCAAATTCTTTTGGAAGCCCTTATTATCAGAATTTGCACCCTGCAGCATTTCCAACCTCAATTGGAACTGGCGGGTACCCTGTAACTGGTTCAGTTTTGCCACCTTTTATGGGCAGTTATCCTCCTCAAGGTTCTCTTGCTACACCTCTTGACAGTCCAATGACTCCAAGCTTTAGTGGCAGGCCATCTGGTTTTCCTTCAACAGGGAATCCTACTGGGGGAACAGATTTTATGCAGTCATATAAAATGTACGGACAACTTGGGGTTGGTATGCAGCCATCCATTCCTGACCCAAACTTCATTCATTTCTTTCAGCAGCCCTCATTACTTCAGTATAATGGTGgaaatcaatacaatccaatgGTCCCGAGATTTACTGTTGTTGGGAATCCAGCTGAAAGCTTTGATCCACAAAAGATGATACCTCAAACTGCATACCCATCTGATCAGAGGCTTCAACTTCCAAGAACTGGTTTTCCTAATTCTCCTACAGCCAGAAGAGGAGGGGCTGTTCCAAATTATCCAGGCATGTCACCCTATGTTGGAGTACCGATGAGTTACCCTACAAGTCCGGTGTTTCAGGGACAAACATTGCCTGGAGCATTGCCTCCTGGTAGGAGAAATGACTCTGGATTTCAGTCCCCCTCAAGAAATATTACTGCTAATTCTGGGATTCAAGGACAGCGAGAAAGACAGAAGTTTGATGAACCAAAGGCCTGCTCTTTCCTAGAAGAATTGAAGTCCAACAGAGCACGTAGGGTTGAGCTATCTGATATCACAGGTCGTATAGTGGAATACAGGTTAGTTGTCTGATGTTGATTATTGATTTAGTCCATAtcctgtcttaacatccattctAAGAAACAAAGGTTTGTATGCTAATTCTGTATGTATTCTTGATCTCAGTGCTGACCAACATGGTAGCCGATTCATACAGCAGAAGTTGGAAAACTGCACTGCCGAAGAGAAGGCATCTGTGTTTACAGAAGTTCTTCCACATGCTGCATCATTAATGACTGACGTTTTTGGGAACTATGTGATCCAAAAGGTATGCTGTTGGAAGGGTGAATCTCCTAGCCCACAATAAATTTTTTGTATATTGCATGCAACATCTAGTCACTTAATCTCGCATAGAGCCTTGTAACAAGTAGCCAGTAAACTTGAGTTGTATTAGAAGAAATGACATGTAATTACTGCAGTTCTTTGAACATGGAACTCGTGAGCAAAGGAGGGATCTTGCCACTAAGCTTGTTGGTCATGTTTTGCCTTTGAGTCTTCAGATGTATGGCTGCAGAGTAATTCAGAAGGTACTCTTTATTTTTTGTTTAATATGTTTTATATTAAATGTGGCTATATTTTGTAATAATCATAGAAACACAGACTATGTTTATCCAAACCTATGCCTCAATTCTGTTTGCGTATAGCATTTCTTTTCAACAACTTGTTATACTAAGTCTCAAACCGCTTCCAAATCTGCCTGGCTTTAGTTAAGTGATATCCTGGGTGATACTAATTACATGTGCCAGTGGTAGATGGCTTCAGTCGTGGTAAAACTGGGTGATCCTGAATGCGGTGATAGTTACTGTAGCTCATTTGACAACTTTTATTGGACAAGTTCATATCAAAATTGCAATTAAGGTTTATACGAGAATAGCAGCAGTAGTGGAGTGAGCATTTGAAACTTGCGGTGTCTTAATATATTATCATAAGTTTCTGCAGGATCAATTCCTTTTAGTTTGTGCTATACTGATCAGTGTTTTCCCTTACTAATATTTGTCTCTGTACATAaagtctttctttctttcttttttttcctttcatttttgtattgcagaaaaaaaaagtagggTTCTATCGCAACATCCATATCCACTGCATGCCACTGTTAGAGGGGTATTTTTTGTAATCAGTATAGTGTTCTGAGGGGAAAGTATTTATGATATGCAAAATGGTTTCTTTCTGTATACCTAGAAATTACTGCTTAATCTGCTAATGTAACTGGAACTGGTGATTCAGTGCAAGCAACTTACAGCTTAGTTTCTCATGTGATTCTTGCTATCATCTAGCTTAGTGTAAGCAATTAACAGCTACCATTATTGATTCTTGCTTCCACTAACCCCTCTCTGGAAACAAGCAGGCTCTTGAAGTTATGGAAATTGACCAGAAAATAGATCTAGTTCGTGAGCTTGATGGACATGTTATGCGATGTGTTCGTGATCAAAATGGAAATCATGTTATACAGAAGTGCATTGAATGTGTCCCTACTGAACATATTGGTTTCATAGTATCTGCTTTTCAAGGACAAGTTGCTAACCTTTCAATGCACCCATATGGTTGCCGTGTAATTCAGGTGAATTTACAGTAATATTACATTCAAATTTGGTGAGAGATTCTGGTGCTCTGTTTAATGTATATCTTACTGGGCAGAGAGTTTTGGAGCATTGTGGTGGTAATTCACAAGGCCAGTGCATAATAGATGAGATTTTGCAGTCAGCGTGCATCCTTGCTCAAGATCAGTATGGCAACTATGTTACACAGGTAAAATCTGTTTGTAATTTGATATGGTGGATACTCAGACACCTTTTCTCCTATGATCCTACCAATGTTTGATATGTTTCCGTCTTGCTTGGCAGCTTATTGTTCTCTCTGGTTCTTTTGCAGCATGTTCTAGAAAGAGGAAAAGCTCATGAGAGGAGCCAAATTATTACTAAATTGGCTGGACAGGTTGTTACCATGAGCCAAAATAAATTCGCATCAAATGTGATAGAGAAGTGTTTTCAGCATGGTGACATTGCGGAGCGGGATCTTCTGATCAGGCAGATTGTGGAGCAGACAGAGGGCAATGACAATTTGCTGGTATGTATAATACTTGCAATTCCGTGTTTTTTCTATCATCCATATCCTTCTTTCCAGACCCAGAGAGGTTATGAAATAATGCTACAATGAACTGGTCTGAGGTGGGAAGATGGCATATATGTGGGAGCATCCAAATCAGATAATGCCATGAGTGTCTGCCTTTCAGTTCTGTGTTTTCAGCTTCTTGGAGCTGTGCATGTCATGGTCACAAATGAACTGAAGGAGCCTCTTTTCGTCTGTAACTTTGTCTCCCTTTGTCTGGATTCTAGGTTATATTTGCTAACCATTTATTATGTTCAATTAGGCAATGATGAAGGACCAGTTTGCTAATTATGTGGTTCAGAAGATACTCGAAACATGCAATGAGAGTCAGCGGGAACTCCTCATCAGCCGTGTAAAGGGTCATCTGCAAGCATTGAGGAAGTACACCTATGGCAAGCATATTGTAAGCCGAGTTGAGCAGCTCTGTGGTGAAGGTAAGTTTCATCTTCCTTTAGTAATGACACTAGGCTTCTCTATGATTATTTTGGATGAATTATCATAACATGTTTGATTATGTGATGTTCCAGGACCTGCCGAGTCAGATTCTTGAAACAACCCTCAAATTATTCATAGGAGGCGTGACTTGATCTTTGCTATCCATCAAGCAAAACAAGTCGAACTCTGGTACCTTCAGACGGGCTAACAAAACTGTTGTCGAAGAATGTATAGGTGTGACTTTCTCCAGGGTAGTCTTTTGAGTTTCTAGAACAGCAGCTTAGTGGTGTGCATCAGTGTATCTATGTTAGGGTGTGCCTATTTACAGAATAATAGTGGTCGGTTAGCTGTGTGCAAAAAGGAGTTTAGCGTTATGGTGTGTATGCGATACATATCAACTGTGCCTGGTAATGTATTTGCTTGCTTGCATCGCAGTTCTGGGATAAAAGCCCTGCTTATGTTTGCCTTGATTGCGAGTTTGTGAGATGATCTCTAGTTCAGTTCGAGGTGCGTTTTCTGCATGGCTACCAGCCGCCGTCCATTTTTGTATGTGTGTTGATGAACAAATTGTGCACAATAGTCATCCCTGCACAGGACGGtagattatattttttaaaacaaatCTGCTGAAATTCAACTGTTTTTTTCTGAAAGATGTTTTCTTTCAAATTgttgcatttcaaagggacaaAGGGTTATCTAGTAGTGAAAACAAATTGTGCGCAACCTAGTCATCCCTGCACAGTAcggtagattttttttaaaaaaaaatctgatggAATTGAACtgctttttttataaaaaaaatgaaagatgTTTTCTTTCAATTTGCTGCATTTCGAAGGgactaaggtggtgtttggttagCTCAAATGTAACATAAGTAAcaccattacatatgtttgatTGCGGTGATATGTAATCAATTGATAGTTTGATACTGTAATCGAAttccttacctaaataataccTATACAAGTTTTTTACCCATCCtccccaccgtaatcagatgCAATACTCAtacagtaatctgattacgttaccagagtgcaatCAAACAAAGAGAATGAaggtagattttttttaaaaaaactctaGTGGAATtgaactatttttttataaaaaataaatctaaaagATGTTTTCTTTCAATTTGCTGCATTTCGTgttttggttcgtgctaaggtaacgTGAACACAAAGGAAATCAGATTATAGTGTATTTAGCAGCGGAATGAGTGATTACcatctttgtttggttgcactttgataacgtaatcagattacggtgtGGGTGTTGTATCTGATTACGGTAGGGGGAGCAGTTAACAAgtttgtatagatattatttagatAAGGGATTCAATTATAGTGTCAATTGATTATAAACCACTGTAATAAAACATACGTAATGGAattcgttaccttcagtaatcagaaCCATACGAAACGTAAGGGTTAAGCAGAAAAAATAGGTACTCAGTGGAAATATAGTCAGGCTTACAATGTCTATGAAAAACTAAAGGCTCGAGGAATTAACACAACGTTCTTTGTTGGTTCTAACACAAACTTAAGTACATAGCCTCTTTAGACGCCAAAGCCCTCGAGATTGGCGCTGTCCCTCGACTCCCGGCGGCTCCGGCTGCTCCTCGCCCGGCCGACGCTGCCGGCTACCCCATCGCCCAGTTCGTCGAACACCCGCCCAACCATTCCCTCGATGACGTCCAGCGGCAGCATCTccctccggccgccggccaagGCCTTGTCGTTGGCCTTCAAGAACCCGGCGTACGCGCCGCGCACCGCCTTGGCCGCCGCGGCCTTGATCTGTCCCCGGAGGTCGCCGTCGGGGATCTTGTACTCGGCGCCGTGCCGCCTCACCCGATCCTCGAGCATGTCGGCGAACGCCGCTGCCTTTCCCCGCGCGTCATCGGGCGGCCAGGTCCTCGGCGCCCCGGAGCTGCCGCCGGCAACGAGCCGAACGAGCGGCGTCCACGCCGCGTCCTGGTACTCCCACGCCGCCTCCTCAGCCGCCGCCTTGTACCGCCGCCGCATGGTGTCCTCGCCGACCAGCCTCGCCAGCTCCGAGCCCCGGGCGCGCATGTAGATGTACCAGTACGCGTTCATGGCCGTCACGTGCGACGCCACCGTGTCCGCGCacgcccggcgcgccgcctcgACGTGCCGGCGCAGCGCCTCCAGCACGTTCGACGCCGCCTCGGCGAGTGGCGgcgcgcggtcgccgccgccctcgctcccgtcctcgtcctcgtcgccgccgcgctcccgctCCGCCCGCAGCGCGGCGTCCATGAGCCCGCGGTAGTCGTCGGACGCGAGGCACTTGAGGTAGTTCACGGCGTACCGCACGATCTTGGGCACGTCGCCGACGCCTTCGCCGGCGCCGGTAACGTAGTGCGTCTCGATGCGGAGGCCAAACTCGAAGAAcacgccggtggcggcgcgcgccaGGGCGCGTTCCAcctcgcgcgcgcgctcgcggaTGGCGGCCAGCGTGGCGGACTCGCCGGAGAAGAGCTCCTCGAGGCGCCCCCGCTCCCGGACCACCGCGTCGAGCATGTCGAGCAGCTTGAACAGCCTCTGCGgctcgcgcgcggcggcggccacgccgtCGGCGAAGCGGAAGAACGCCGCGGCGATGCGGGCGGCGATCTTGGCGAAGCACTCGGGCCAGACCGCTGGTGGGAGGGGTTCGAGCACGCGCGCGCAGAGCCGGCGCTCCGCCGGGAGCACGGAGGCGATGGCCACGTGGAAGTGCGGGCTCCACAGCGCCATGGCCGACTCCAGCGACTCCCACTCCATGTCGTCGATGGCCTCCGGCGTGTATGACTTGAGGTACGCCGGGTTGAGCCGCATCATCGCCTTGGCCGCTCTCCTGTACCTCGTCTGTGTGACGTCACCCCACCGTTATTTCGGTTACGCACATCGCAACTGTCGCAGCAAGAAAGAACAAGGCTGTTGTACAGATTAGGGGAAGAAAATGAATCACCTTGACGTAGATGTCAAGGCAGATGTCGAGGCAGTCGTTGCCGGCGAGCGTTCTGGCCATCCTTGTGGCGGCCTCGACCTCGTCGTCGGTGCCCAGCTCGTACTGCGCCGTGTCGTCTCCGTCGGCGCCAGCAATATCGTCATCGACGGGCGCCGCCGGGTGCTTGAGCCTGAGGAGCAGCGCCTCGAAGAGGTCCTGGACGCCGAGGAGCGCCTCGTCGAGCGGGCCCTCGAAGCGCAtctgctccgcctccgcctcgtacACCGCGCGCAGCGCCGCAGCGGCCTCGGTGAGCCTGCgcacgcggccgcggccggcggccttgGTCCGGCCGAGGAACccgaccgcctcctccaccctccgGACGGCCTCGTCCCCGCGCGCCACGACCTCCTCGATGGCGTCGCGGAGCCGATCCACGCGGCCGACGAACGCGACCGCGCCCCCGGCGTCTGCCGGgtccgcgggcggcgccgcctcctcggcgaGCGCGGACGCGCGGCGGAGCGCCGCGAGGAAAGGTTCGGCCGGGGCGACGGCGCGGTCGATGCGCGCCcgcagcgcgcgcgccgccacggCCTGGGACTGGAGGTTGGAGGACGGCGAGGCGCCGGACAGCAGCTCGGCCAGGCGGTcgccgacgtcgtcgatgtCGATCTCGGCCTCGGCAGCGGCGGAGAGGACCGAGACTATGGCGGCGCGTGAGGCCTGAATCTTTGCGAGCTCGGTGTCGGCATCGGCGGCCGCCGTGGTTGACGCGTTCGGGCacatggccggcggccggccgttgTTTGAGCAACACGCGTGTATGGTCTCTCTAACAATTGGCGCCTTTGCTTTTTGTAATAGAGATGATGATGACTAGGAGACGTTGGTCACCGTGCGATGAGGGATGGACGTTGGATGCTGCAACTGAAGAGGATGAAGTTGCTACTGGAAATTTGCTGCTGGGCTGAGGACAAATGGTTATCCTTGGAGATTGCACCTCACTTCGCCATTACCTATGAGAGAGACATCATGCATCTTACAGCTGTACAATTGTGATTTGGGATACAAACAATGCATCAACCACCGCTTTGATTCACTCTACAAAATTGGACTCCTTTATATATAAGAATAATAACCTTTTTCTTGCTGATGATGGGAAGCACAATCATTTTAGGGCAGAGGACTAGAGGTAGTGTACTGTAACATGGACTCATGAGTCATGAAGTCTGAAATAATTCTAGGATGCTTATGTTGGAGTATAAATGAATTGTTCATCTTTTCCTATCAGTTTAAGCTTTTGGATTAAAATAGTTGGAGCAAACAATTCAatatggtatcagagccagagATCTCAAGTTCAAATTCTAGCGGcacaattaaataaaataattgcagcacACTCCAATTTCCACGTATGCGGCTTAAGAGAGCCTACACGTGAGGGGAAGTGTtgaagtataagtgaattgctcACCTTTCCCTGTCAGTTTAAACTTTTAGGTTGAACTTTCCCTATCAATTTAAACTTTtaggttgaactggttggtgcatgcaactcaataacTTGCAAGGCACATCCCAAGGCACATCCCAGAAGAGGtaacttatttatttattagtGTTCACAACAATGATTGGGGCCGATGCATACCCTTTCTGTTAACAGTTGCTAGTAATTAGACAATCCAGGTTAGCATAGGATAATCAAACTAATGCTTCTAATCATCGGCCAAACCGCACAAGATGGCCTTTTTTGCCTAGATACTTGGCACATGTGGGAtttgaaaagagaaaaagattgGAAATCCCACACAGCAGAACAAACTTATTCTGTCTCAGTGCCAATGCCCTTGTTGAGCTGCGTGCTCTTGCTAGGCATGGAGCTGGGGAGCCAATAGGATCTCCTTCCATGCCTCATAGAACATCCAAGTGACACCAGACGTCGGCATGACCTTCAGGGAGCTCGCTGCCCATCCTCGGAAAAGCCCCTTGAAGCCCTCTTCTTGGACCACCTCAGCTAATGCCGCAATCATGTGGGGTGGGCACTTCCCTCGTATGGCTCCCACCATAAGCCGCTTCCTTGCCACTTCCAGAGGGAAGCTGATTGTGCTTGCAGTTAGGCCTACAAAATTCAACAGCAAAGTTTAAAACAAGCGATTTACTCAAATGTGAACCTTAATGCAAATGGAATATTACATTTCCTAGATATTGTTCAAGAATTCTGAGAAATTGTATGTTGTCTACCAAGATGAAACGAAGTACACTGAGTCCTGACCTGAAACAGCCCCAATAACCAGTAGCTCAGGACGGCTCAAAGATTTCTTTTTCTGTGCACGGCAGTAAGAAGTCTTGATTGTCTCGTACATGAAATAGTAGCATGTACTATATGGAAGCATGCCAACTAATGTTGGGCAGAGGCCAGCATAAAGACCACCAATGCCGTCAGCGCGGTAAATCTTGTTGAAGGCAATAACAATACTAGGATAAGCCTCGCGATTGACAGTCATACGATCCTGTGACAGAAAATTGGTAAAATTACAAATAGTCTGTCAGCGATAAGGATCTAAACAATCATTAAATTAGATCAGCGCTGTTGCTTGCAACTGATCTGAATAGACAGTAGACCTACAAACCAGACAGTTCTTCCAAATTATATATTTCATGAATAGCATCCACAAAATTCAACATGCAGATTCAGCCCTGAAGTACCTTAAGAACCTCAAGAGGATGGCACGCTAAACTGCTAGCTATTCCAGCAACTGCACCTCCAATGGCAATCGGTGATAATAAGTGAAATGGCAGCTCGATTTTCAAATTGCCAAGTTGTATCTTTGGGCACCCATCCTCTTTCCATTTCTCTTGTGCAGATGCCATACTCCTTTTGACACACTCAAATGTTCCAAGCTCAATTGCTTGAGTTGGGATGATCCGGAGCATATTTATAGTATTGCCTGCCCAGAGCCCTTGCCAGCCATTCTGTTCAATGATCTCCACAAAACTACCAAAAATATGTTTTGATCCTACCCCAACAACCATTCTTGTCCTGAAAATGATCAGACGATACAAACTTACTTGTATTGTATATACTTTGTTTTAGGCTAGAAAGAAAACTTTGGATGTTTCTACAAATTAACGACAATTTATAACAAATGAATGGGCTTGCTGCAGTAAATTATTTTGAAATGAACAAGCAGTATTGCATAATTATCATACTATAGTCAACAGACCATTCCAACTTTTAAACACGCGTAatactctgaactctgaagagcATCAATCTCACAAAGAAAAGCAAGCATGAAAGAAGCAGCATGCCAAGTGTGTTAAGAGCCAAGTTTACTCATCCTACCACACTAATATATTAAGAACTTGTAATTAGCAAGGCGTCAAACTTAGTAACATGGATAGATAAATGAATAGGCCAAAGTATTGACAAATACCTGATTGTTTCTAGAGGAGCTAGAACAGCCTTAGTCATTGCCCCAGCCATTGCTCCACTGACGAAT
The genomic region above belongs to Setaria italica strain Yugu1 chromosome VI, Setaria_italica_v2.0, whole genome shotgun sequence and contains:
- the LOC101785582 gene encoding exocyst complex component EXO70A1 codes for the protein MCPNASTTAAADADTELAKIQASRAAIVSVLSAAAEAEIDIDDVGDRLAELLSGASPSSNLQSQAVAARALRARIDRAVAPAEPFLAALRRASALAEEAAPPADPADAGGAVAFVGRVDRLRDAIEEVVARGDEAVRRVEEAVGFLGRTKAAGRGRVRRLTEAAAALRAVYEAEAEQMRFEGPLDEALLGVQDLFEALLLRLKHPAAPVDDDIAGADGDDTAQYELGTDDEVEAATRMARTLAGNDCLDICLDIYVKTRYRRAAKAMMRLNPAYLKSYTPEAIDDMEWESLESAMALWSPHFHVAIASVLPAERRLCARVLEPLPPAVWPECFAKIAARIAAAFFRFADGVAAAAREPQRLFKLLDMLDAVVRERGRLEELFSGESATLAAIRERAREVERALARAATGVFFEFGLRIETHYVTGAGEGVGDVPKIVRYAVNYLKCLASDDYRGLMDAALRAERERGGDEDEDGSEGGGDRAPPLAEAASNVLEALRRHVEAARRACADTVASHVTAMNAYWYIYMRARGSELARLVGEDTMRRRYKAAAEEAAWEYQDAAWTPLVRLVAGGSSGAPRTWPPDDARGKAAAFADMLEDRVRRHGAEYKIPDGDLRGQIKAAAAKAVRGAYAGFLKANDKALAGGRREMLPLDVIEGMVGRVFDELGDGVAGSVGRARSSRSRRESRDSANLEGFGV
- the LOC101781260 gene encoding probable mitochondrial adenine nucleotide transporter BTL1; its protein translation is MGLEEAGRAAAATGKKLALASISFADVRVGAAGGAGYKDDLLVVGLPVPKDDGLDVVGDLAVRLPDVGAAVRTFLRNREVAEFVSGAMAGAMTKAVLAPLETIRTRMVVGVGSKHIFGSFVEIIEQNGWQGLWAGNTINMLRIIPTQAIELGTFECVKRSMASAQEKWKEDGCPKIQLGNLKIELPFHLLSPIAIGGAVAGIASSLACHPLEVLKDRMTVNREAYPSIVIAFNKIYRADGIGGLYAGLCPTLVGMLPYSTCYYFMYETIKTSYCRAQKKKSLSRPELLVIGAVSGLTASTISFPLEVARKRLMVGAIRGKCPPHMIAALAEVVQEEGFKGLFRGWAASSLKVMPTSGVTWMFYEAWKEILLAPQLHA